The Labrus bergylta chromosome 14, fLabBer1.1, whole genome shotgun sequence region ATCGGAATACGAGGAATAAACACAATGTTGTATGCTCCAAACGGCGCAGAGAGCAAGAAATATATTTAACACTTGAATTTATTAATATGAAGGAGTGCTCCTGCTACAGAGTGGGTTGTTTTGGTTGTTGCTTAGCAACAATAAAGGTCCCCACAACTCTGCTCATGTGTGCAGCACAGCTAGCTAAACAGCTAAGAGGCACTCAGtggacacagagggacacacaTTAGTCTAGGATTCTTAACCACTTGTTATGGTGTGTGACTATCTTTATTATGAGAATGGTGTGACCTCTGGCTGTGTAGTTAATAGGATTCAAGACCTCCTGTGTacttggaaatgttttttttttttcaacaacaccTTTCGAAAACAACACATTAGCAGTCCTTCCCATTCACTCATCTGCTATTTTTTaaatcccctctctctccctctttgatAGGCTGGTTCTCTGAGGAAGGCATCATGGCCTGTGGCGGGTCCAGTTGATGAGATTCTGATCCGTTCCTCCCAGTACCTGATGGAGACGGCGCATGACCTCCGTCTGAGGTTCAAAGCTTATATGCAGCCTCCcaaaaacaaagtaagaaaTGTGCCTAGGCTGTTTCATAACATACTTCACTGCCACTAACCTTACCTGCTATATTTGCTTTTTTGTAAATTTGAAAATCAATATTGATTGAAATATTGAACGTTTTCTTTAAGTAGTTTGAATGAAGTCCTGCACTTGTCTCAAAGTGCATTAGGGGTATTAATTAAATCAGCGGCAGCTTTGTGTCACAGTCTTTCTCCCTAAGGTGTTGTTTAACAGTTTTGTGGGTGTTTGATGGGAAGCACAGTGAggcagaaaataacaaaaacaacataataagAAGCGTGAAATATCAGGCAGTTCGCTGAGAGCAGCCTTGGTGTTTAGTAGTAAAAATCTGAATCCACTTAGAAAAGTTTACAGGATTTCAAAACACTTATCAAACCATGATATGAATTTTCAGATGAAGTTGAGAACTAGAACGATTACCTGATCGCTAATCAGCTCATCAAATCAATTCATTTTCTGATTTGGCCTTGATAAAatagtggggaaaaaaacaccttaTCAGCTATAAAATAATAACCTTCTTTCTGGCTATGATGGTTTCTTTAAAGACAGGGTGCAACATATTTCTATTTAAAGTTTTATCTTTACATTCATAGCTCAGTTTCACAGATCCTGTGTAAAGCACGGGCACAAAATAGAAGTAGAGGTTGTCTTATGCTGTAAAGAAAAgcttaataaataaaagttgactTAACCTGGTTGTAATACGTAAAGCAGTAAGTCTGTGTTATGTGCAGAGCATGGAAGCTAGCCTGCTGTTACTTTCCTGTTAGTTTGGCACTTCGATAAGTGGCTGTTGGCAGCTTagacaaaagcaaaacaagtaTTGACACGTTCGGAGACAGCCAGTATCTCACGCTTCCCGACTGCTGTTATTGATTTGCTGCAAATGTTTTGTTGGGAGTGAAGCAAGCTGGAGGGACGatggaaaaagaggagaaaaggaaagagagacaaaaggTTGTTTTGAATGCTAGATGAAAGAATAATTTAATCATTTGTATTAGTGTTGACACATTAAAGGATGTATGACTTGACTCTGTATAGGTTTTCTCTTTGCACAGTATATCTGCCAGGCAGCTTTATAATAGtattaattattttatattatttatacagTCCCATCAAGACTCGTTTGTGGAAATGCACTTTAAGTCGTGCTCACAGTACAGGACTAGAGTAGACATGACAGCTGTCAACTAGAATAAGTTAACAGATCCCCATCTTCTTTTCAgaagatgacacacacacacacacacacacacacacacacacacacacacacacacacacacacacacacacacacacacaaacattgctTCTTTAATAATCCAGGCACAGATTGCTTCACATATAGGTCACCAGCCTCCAATGTCCCCTCACTGTAGCCAATGAATTAAAGACCATCAAAGTATTTGGTACTTGACTGTATGGATAAATGAGATTAATCTGAATTGCTCCCTTTATTTTATGCCGTTCTTCCTCCAACAGAAAGGTGACTCAAAACCCCCAGCCAAGCCCTCCCACTGCACCATCTATGTTGCCAAGAGTTACCCTCCATGGCAGCACAGTGCCTTATCCCTGCTCGGGAAGCACTACAAGGTGAGAAACCAACACATACATGTACTAACCTATGTTTCAAGTACCATCCTATAGGGATATAGGCTCCCTGTAACCCAAAACTGTTCTCCTTGAACTGTGCTGGGAGAATACGTCATGCCTGTATCTCCCAGGATGCATTGGCAGATTCTTTGCTGCATTTCATTTGGTGTATAATGTGGCTCAGATATATGTGGCTAGTTATCTGAGTAGGGCAAAAAcagtgtagttttttttccttttctaaaAAGTTCTCATATTTTGGGATGCCTCTTCTGCTGTTGAAAGTGGAGCTACTTGCAATACAAGCTTCACGATACTTGTCAAATGTCTGCACTGATGCTGAAGGAACGTTGTATTTTGCAGCTGCATTCAACTGCATCCCAGACGATCAGAAAACACCTGCAGCCTTTTTATCTCACTGTATCCCTGATGCAGATACATAAAGATATGGTTGACCATTGACAAACAATCTCTTTGTTAGATCacacaagttattttttggttttctgCATGTGTCTCCCTGTctctacactttttttttgtctttgtgtctgtccaGAGCAACAACGGGGCCCTTCCAGACAACAAAGTGATAGCAAACGAGTTGGGAGCCCTTCCAGAACTCAAGAAGTACATGAAGAGAGTCATGCCTTTTGTGGCTATGATAAAGGTAAAACTGACCGAAGTAGCAGGGACTTTCTAGTTTCATTTTTGCAGAGCACATGCTGTCCCCTCTCCATCCGTCTATACCTCTGCTATTGGTAATAGAGCGATGTATTAATGTATGCagattttttgtattataaatgtttcatttctaaCTTAGTACACCTCATAGAGTTTTTTtcatagtttgtttttgtgcacagCTCTGCTTCTGTTTGCTATAAAGTGTGTTTTAGTAATTCTGCAGAAAGATTgccgtcatcatcatcagaaggTGCCGCTGTCTTCCTCTTTTGTGTTGAACAATGACAAAACTGTAGCCCATACCAAGAAGAGTTTTGCATTGAAGTTCAAAAGAAATTTCATGAATACGTGGCGTGCAGATGTGTTTGTATCGATTTGAaggagaacaaaacaaacttctgacAGGCTGTCTCGGCTTGTGCCTTTGTGTACttgctatgttttttttcccccatcaatATGCAGGCTGCATGTCTATACATTTTTCTCCACAACACTTACTACTACCTTTTATATTTCTTCAGCTTTGCGTTCAGATTATATGAAATTCCAGAAAAACTGCATAACTTTTGGAAGAGATTATACACAGCTAAGCACCAggatgatttaaataattgtttctGCTACAGCACGCTGGGTTTGAGGTCAAGTTGAAGATAAACGATCAGAAACCGGGTGCTTATTAAATCTTTGTTGGGCTCCAAGAACTAATCAagatgtttctgtctctgcagtATCGAAAAGAGACTAATAAATAGTCATGATCAGCTTTGTGTCCGtccaagttgtttttttctctctttatctctctcaaGCTGTTCTTTCAGCTTCGAGTTGTTTTCTCTTCTAGCTCTCCTTTTTTGATGGTTTGTTTTAGCACATTTGTCCACAAAGGTTTCTGGTCCTCAATAATCCCATGGCGGCAGCATCGGCATAACAATGAGTTTTTTGCGTGATGctgaattaaaaatatgaacCATGACTTCTTCAGAAGGTGGATGAAACATTGTGTTTGCTCGTTTTGACTTGTAATTGTAGCAAATTAAAAACTTTAGTATGCTGCTTTCTTGTTTATTCCTGATGTTTTAAGATGATTTAATCATTTGTGTACAGCTTTAACTTTGTGTGCTATCTTCTGTTTTGCTTTGCGTTCTGTAGGAGAACCTGGAGAAGAATGGCCCTAGGGTCTTGGATCTGGAGCTGGAGTTTGATGAGCGGGCAGTTCTGATGGAGAACCTGGTCTACTTGACCAACTCTCTAGAGGTTTGTTTGATTATCCAACAATATTTAAATTAGACATTCCATTTAAAGATGACCTCACTCAAAAGCTTCTGTTCAAGTCTGAGGGGTATTCAGTTTTGTTAGCTagagatccatccatccatccattatctataccgctttttccTGTTTGGGGTCACAGGgaggctggagccgatcccagctgtcattggccGAGAGGTGTGATAcgatggaagcgattagtgatcagaattcaaatgataaagcttatttgaaagttaaaatgcattaacagaaatgctttttaattttcagaatatgggagtattatttgactcaaaaataaaatgatgactaatttatctaatttgaattttagttttcaacttcaaacatGCGTTTCCTGCACCGTCCACACTTTCcgcgcaggaaagtgacgtcagacttcAGCTCCCAGGCAGAACCATAGGCACAACGCGCAGTACGATGGGTGGCTGGGTGCATCTTTAACGCTAGGGCAGACTTTAGTTCACACTGTGATACAGGTGGCGATCGGAGTGGTTTTTTAAGCGCACACTGAACTTTCAGCAAGCATGACGCAGCAGCTTTATAACCCGAGCTGCCAAGTCTCACGCACGACACCATGCCCACTATCTCTGACCGTGAGAGTCACTCAATTAAGCATCTTCACGCCGTGaaattcacacagacgtgtCCTAAAACCGGTTTATTGATAGATTATAGatcactctcttctctgcttaacttagttacattaaaaaaatgaattttctgtttcaaataatcTCTCCAGCTCTGTACACAAAGTTTCaatgtctctcctcctctgtgcgtaatggcacacactctccctctcgactgactgtgttactgtattttcattttaaaattagctttatcatttgaattctgatcactaatcgcttccatatgatacaccctggactggtcaccagtcaATCCCAGggttgacatatagagacagacaagtcgccacacacacattcacacttaaagtgcaatttagagtcactaattaacctaaccagcatgtctttggtctGTGGGAGGAAACCGGAGGCCCTGTCCAAGAATGATTTTTAATATCAGAAAGATACTGAGCAAGTTCACTTGAGTTATATGTGTTAGCCGAGCTGTAACAACATTTTGCTTCACTACTTCTGCAGAAGTCAAAGTCAGGCAATCCTCGGCTCGCTTGTCATCCTGAAAAGCCCTTAATACTTTTGTCTGCACAGAGGCTTCCCCTCGTCAAATACCCTAGATAACCTAGATACTGAAGTGAAACCAGCGTAGATTCaccaacagaaatgtagaacAAGAAACTTATACCATGATCCGATTCCCACATTTCCAATACTTTAAACCCAGAGATATGCTGCTATACGGAAGTTGTAATCATACAAAATAATGTGTCACAATCTATGAATGAAAGTCTCTCTTTTAAGACAGAAACACTGCTACAAGGATGATCACAGGAGAAGATCATGACGTCTCTGTGGACATGTTGGCCCTCCTTCCTGTGTCTTACATGTTACTTTACCTGATTCTTTGTGTGATCTCAAACTGAAAAACTAATCCTTGCAGGGATAAGACATTTGGCATGTCTTATCCCTGCAGGAACCTGGATAAAACCACCAGTTTTTGTAAGAGTGCATGCCAAACACACTTGAATACCCACTATCTTGACTCATCAGCGGATAATCGTTCTCTTTCCCTTCATTCCTCCTTTGTAGCTGGAACAGATAGACGTCCTGTTTGCATCTGAGGCTGACGACAAAGTGAAGGAGGACTGTTGCCCAGGGAAACCATTCAGTGTGTTCAGAACagaggtaaaaataaaaaattgtgttTGTAAAGGAATGACATCAGACACTTTGTGAGCCAACTATTTATCATCTTTTACGCCaactttttttcctgtgtttgcATATTTTTAGTATGTTTTAGTGTCTTGTGCTCCTTCTCTGGGAGTGTTTGTGCGTTCTTAATGAATAAAAGTCGCCTGTGCGctcaaacagaaaattaaattatgtatttgtgcatttgtgtcttCTCAGCCTGGAGTGAGTGTTTCCCTGGTCAACCCACAGCCAGCCAATGGCCTGTTTTCCACAAATGTTGACATCCGCCAGGGAGACAGCAGAGACAGCGTCGTCCGGAGGCTCGCCAAGGTCAACAGACTCATCAAAGGTTAGTGAATGAATGAACATACAGCTAAAAATGACCCACCCTCTTAAGGAACCCACAATGTCCCAAAGAGGATAAAACATATTAACTCAGATTACTGTCTGTTAGAACCTGTATTCATCCTCTTTTTATTGCCCTATCATTGTGTCACCTTCATGTGGCTCCCCTCCAACAGATCTGTCCAGAGTGAAGCTGATGAGGTACGAGGACCCAGTGCTGGGGCCTCGCCGGGTGCCCGTCCTGGGACATGAAGAACGGGGCAAACTGCAGATTTCCACCAAATCTGTCTTCAATGTCAATCTAGAGGAGAAGAAGGTCACTCTGGCTGACAACGGCCTCAGTGTGGACATCGGGGACACCCTGGTTTATCTCGTTCAATAGAGAAACATTCACTCTCACAAGAACTAACACACAAAGGCACATGGGGACACATTCAGTAGTGAATCCTCTGTGAAAGGTTTTAACTCATCATGAAATGTTACAACAAAGTGGAttgtttttgacaaaaaaaagccataaaACAATGACTCAAACGtattatgttttttgttgtaattTGTGTTTCTGAATGACAACATTTGCTCTCTGACTTTGCATAGTGTTATATTTCAGAAACAcacgttgttgtttttgttttgttgacttTCACTGCTGAATGTGATCTAGGGGAATATTTGAGCTAATGGGACCTTAAAAGTTTGCATTTATCTtccatttaaacattaaattgcAGTACATTCAGCTATGGTCTTAAAGAAATTGAGATGGTTCAAGGTTTTATTATGGTATTATTCTAAGGCAACTGGGTctaatacatttctttaataGTTTGGGGGAAAATTACAACTTTAAAAATTATCCAAAATATCTGTAGGATTTGGGTTTGCGACATTACAACCGATTTAATGTTCTATTCTTGTCTTTGTCATCTATCGTTTAATTTTTGTCATTTGTCTCCATGTGTCGCTTGTCTTCTGTCATATAATTCACAATAAATAAGCAACTATCTGTCAAAGAGGCTTTGgaataaagatttgtttttttcttcaaacgacaaacattttctgtcctTCTTTGCTggcctccctttttttttatgcatttctcttgcatttctgttgttttcatttagaTGATATTGCGTCTGCTGTGTTGTTACAACATTGAAGGTGAAGCATATGGTTCCCTTATGTTTTCTTAGCCTGTCAGACTGCTTTCCAATTTTCTGTCTATGTATGATTCTTGTCTGACTTGTGTTTTTGccagagaaataataaaaacagatgaaatacTCTGCCTCCCTGGTTCCAGTCTCTCTGCTCTatcttgtttatttcttctggggacataaataaaagaatactGGTTCCCAGAAGGATAAGACCCATCTCAGGAGTGTGTCATGGTTTTGACAAAGTTGTTCTAGCTTCACCCCGTTAGGGCAGATAGTGACAATAATCTTTCCCAGTGGACAGTCTTCTGCCGAAACAATGCACAAAGAGTAGCTCTATTGGGCTTTATGTTCTACCAATAAAGCAAACAGACACCTAGGCAATATTCAAGGGGCTTTTGGGGCAGATATAAGACAGCCAATATAGCTTAGTCCTGCTAAAAAGATAGAAGCCACATCATAAGTTTCCTTATTATCTAGGTCAAGGACCCATCATATTATAGTGTATCATTTAGAGGAATAGCCAAGTCACTGCTGAGAATGAGAAAACTGGTCACGTTGTAGCTCAACTTTAAGCAGGAAGAACTTTGCTTATCATAGCCTATAGCCGGGAAACTAGCCGGGAGTCCCGGGACAGGTCCTGATGTATTtcgaaaaaataaaagtgatggGACAAAAATCGAATGCGCAGTTTCGTTTCCTTCGGCGTACATGGTTGACTTCCTGGAGCTTGCAAGTGTTGCTAGGCAACTGTTCCCGGTGAATTAATACTAAACTTCAGGAGGCTTACTGATGCTGTTTACATATCAAGTTAGTATGCATCGAGACTTAGGCTACCTGTAGGCAACAGGGCTAAGAGCTTAATCTAAAAATTGTAAAACTGGACAAAGACAAAGGTTTTTTGGAGGTAAGCTACCTACGTGTCATATTTGTTTGATGTTAATCAATCATAACATAATTCATCCAACATAATTCATCCAACataatttaacttttgtaaGCTACACTAAAAATATCCTCCACTCTTAACAGTGTCCCTCCTACTTAACTAAGCATGCTGTGGGGAGAATTACTTTCTATCATAGGTCAAGCATTGATTTAAAGCATTGATTTAAAGccttttattgtcattgtataacAGGCTATAACCAGATTAAGAACGCCACTCCTGATTGGTGCATATAGTTGCTCTTTCATACAGTGTTAAGAACATTTGTTCAGGCATGCACATTTCATACCAAGAACACATTCATAGGGTGAATTCAGGGTGATTGGGACCCAATCCCCTAAATTTGACCAGAAGACATTCCTTCCTGAAATATGATAAAACCTTCCGATCTCCTGAGTGGATTAGTAACAACTTCAGTGTTAAATACATGTGTCACgtgttggacatttttttttaaatttatgccaagaaatctgatttaaaaaaaaaacagaaattcaaaAATTGTCCCAGTATCCCTGAATACACCCTATTAGTCAAACAAACGATTATAAACAATTCTCAGTGAGCTACATCTCcagctttttgttgttgttgtaaagacTCCTTATACTTCTTCAGAATTGTAATTTATGATCATTGCTGTGATACGTTGTGGTATTGCCACTATAATATAATATCTTTGTCATTCTGACAAAAGATACCAAATTTGAAGACTTTTCATGTAGGCTCTTAGTATTTCTACTTGACATAATGTGCATAGGCCTATGTGTGAATTGTCGTTGCCTTGTAACCATGTATGATAGTTTCAGTACGTGCACTTCCACCACTTAAAGgttccctcttctctctcactattacctcacacacacacacacacacacacacacacacacacacacacacagacacacagaactgtATATAGTTCATCAGTCTAAAGGTCAAGTTTAACCACAATCAGGAAATGCATGAATGCAGACAAGCCCCCGCTTAGCAAGGACCACAGGGGtattttagaaataaaagcATCTTTCACTTCCCAGCTCTTTACTAAGTGTCTAGTTCTGCCTGTATGTCAAGTGTGGGAGTTTATcttttcaaaacagttttaaaaaatagaaacaatgtcattgAATGTCATCCCTCAAACTAGAAGCTTATGTTCGTGTCAATcattttcaaagaaaatgatCACATATCTAAACTCGTTATTGTGCACATGTTTTTTGTGATGCTATGTATTTTACTTCCTCTCTACAATTAATAATGTCAACAAAAGTTAACTTCCATACCAGATTGAAGTCATTTCTAACCTGCCTGTGACTTTGTGTTCAGTGTATGAATGCATTAGCATCTGATTATTTTTTGCCAGACATTCATGCTCCTGCACCCTGATGTGTATCTGCCCTCTCTCTTCATTTGCTGTATAAGTGGGGGGTACAGTAAAGTCTCCGGCAGTAGACAACTACAAGACTTATCTCTGTCACACAGCTTCTGGCTGAGCCATGCGACTGCTGCTTTATCTGCTCagacacacgcactcacactgGGAAGtgtcactcccccccccccccccccccctccccctctacCTCCCTGTTCCTGCTGACTCCCTGCTCACCCCTCTCCTCTTTTGCCTCCTCacctcccccctctctggatGCCAATATAACTTCTAGACATGGAGCAGACAGCAGTCACACAACAGTAAGtgcctttcctttttttgtttgttttctgtcaacaCTGAGCACAATACAATTACAGCAAACAGCTCACttatctttctgttttctttgagcTGCTGTGCGTCCTCTTAATCTATTCCTTCTTTAATGTCTCTGTGATAGATGATAATTAAACAGGAGCATTATTTAAATCTattgctgctgcagctccttccTATTAAAATTTAATCTCTATGTTTTGGCTTCTCTCTAATATGCTGTGCTTAAGTGTTGTTGAGGTCCTAAAACAGCTGAATGCAAGAATAAAAGCTGCCACACAAACAATTTTGGCATGATATTAGTAGGATACTGGGGTTATTTTGATGctgtgctgttttcattttctaatGAATGGGAGCTGAGTACAAAACATGCTGCTACAGCATAATGAATTCATGCTGTAAAGAATAAATGACATTAATTAAATTTCTGCTTAACGGAAAGCAAAAAATGAACCAATTTGCTTATTTCAGACTAATTCTGTGTCCTTATAGTCTTCAGTCTAGAATTGGTGGAAAAATAATGGCTTGTCAAGGCATGGTGAATTTATAAGCCATCTTTCTAAAGACAACTACATCTTAAAATCTAATTTCAGACCAGAGCTGTCAAGCACAAAAGCCTCAGCATCTGTGCTTCAAGAGGAGGAAGTGGTGTGCTACGCTACTGGAAGTGAATACAACTTGAGGTCGAACGATGTTCCTGCAGAGACAAAAGCAGTGCTCGCACAGCCGGGCCTGGGAGTCACCACTAcgaccatcaccaccatcacgcAGACGGGAGGCGATTGGAGCACCGGCCTGTTGGACATCTGtggagacaaaacaacatgtaacttgaaaacaacaaccaaaacatCAACTGCATTCAAATCATTCTAAAAATGTCgaggacttttttttgcatctctCATTTGCAACTGAGATAAGCTTCCTCTCACATACCCTGTGCTACCTTGTGCATGTTATTGCAGGTATTCTTGGGGCTCTAGTACCATGTTGTTTAGACCTGAGTTTGGCTCACCAATATGGTGAGTGTCTCTGCATGCCTCTGCTGCCAGGATCCACTTTTGCCTTCCGGGTTGGGATCAGGGAGAGATACAAGATACGGGTGAGCGCGCATATTCACACTCGAATTTGCATATCCctcaagaagaaatgaagaatTGTGCAGCCTCCACTTAGAGGTTCAATTTACAAAATGGTTTGCCATGTATCAATAATTATCATTTGAATGTTGAAAATAAAGGTTGCAGTTTGGTGTTTCCAAAGCAAATTGTTAGACTCAAAAGTACATGGGAAATGAATGTCTGTCAGCAGTGTATGATCTAATGAATACATTCTCTCAAAGGTTCACAAAAAGTTGTAGAAATCTATTTAATCTTAAtgtcttgtgtgttttccttgATATTAACCTCTTGATTTTCCACTTGGCCATGCTTTTATTGTTgctgtgtct contains the following coding sequences:
- the plac8l1 gene encoding PLAC8-like protein 1, with product MEQTAVTQQPELSSTKASASVLQEEEVVCYATGSEYNLRSNDVPAETKAVLAQPGLGVTTTTITTITQTGGDWSTGLLDICGDKTTCILGALVPCCLDLSLAHQYGECLCMPLLPGSTFAFRVGIRERYKIRGSVCEDWTTVYCCYPLAVCQMIREMKWRMKTQTYHVSTALECS